In Prunus dulcis chromosome 2, ALMONDv2, whole genome shotgun sequence, a single genomic region encodes these proteins:
- the LOC117619028 gene encoding UDP-glucuronate 4-epimerase 4-like produces MDKPIHTHRFRYRCSITKLIFCWFTILLAFFFFFLLKTPSSNANRRVLPSLSTWENVVVQSAKPRDNSTGHSVLVTGAAGFVGTHVSLALKERGDGVVGVDNFNKYYDPSLKRRRSDLLLRNGVFVLEADINDSEKLAKLFRLVKFTHVVHLAAQAGVRYALKNPASYVHSNIAGLVNVFEVCKSANPQPSIVWASSSSVYGLNSKVPFSEEDRADQPASLYAATKKAGEEIAHAYNHIYGLSITGLRFFTVYGPWGRPDMMYFSFTKNMLIGKPIVVFEGPDHGSVARDFTYIDDVVKGCLAALDTAEKSTGSGSRVEGPAQLRVFNLGNTSPVPVSEVVSIMETLLRVKAKKVVVPMPRNGDVLFTHANISLARRELGYMPTTDLKAGLRKFLNWYLNYYSESKRESV; encoded by the coding sequence ATGGACAAACCCATACACACTCATCGGTTTCGCTACCGCTGCTCCATAACCAAGCTCATCTTCTGCTGGTTCACCATCCTGCtcgccttcttcttcttcttcctcctcaaaACCCCATCTTCCAATGCCAACCGCCGAGTCCTCCCAAGCCTATCCACATGGGAAAACGTCGTCGTCCAATCCGCCAAGCCACGTGATAATTCCACCGGCCACTCGGTTCTCGTCACCGGCGCCGCCGGTTTCGTCGGAACCCACGTCTCGCTCGCGCTCAAAGAACGCGGAGACGGCGTCGTCGGAGTAGACAACTTCAACAAGTACTACGACCCGTCGCTGAAACGCCGTCGTTCGGATCTGCTACTGCGCAATGGGGTCTTCGTACTGGAAGCAGACATCAACGACTCTGAGAAACTCGCCAAGCTTTTCCGGCTGGTGAAGTTTACCCATGTCGTCCACTTGGCTGCTCAGGCCGGCGTTCGCTATGCTCTGAAAAACCCAGCTTCTTATGTCCACAGCAACATCGCTGGGCTCGTCAATGTCTTCGAGGTCTGTAAATCAGCGAACCCACAACCTTCGATTGTTTGGGCTTCGTCTAGCTCTGTGTATGGTCTCAATTCTAAGGTACCCTTTTCGGAAGAAGACCGTGCGGACCAACCAGCAAGCTTGTACGCTGCAACGAAGAAAGCCGGGGAAGAAATAGCACACGCTTATAACCATATCTATGGGCTGTCCATTACTGGGTTGAGGTTTTTCACTGTGTATGGGCCTTGGGGCAGGCCTGATATGATGTACTTTTCCTTTACTAAGAACATGTTGATAGGGAAGCCTATTGTGGTTTTTGAAGGCCCAGATCATGGCTCTGTTGCCAGGGACTTTACGTACATTGATGATGTTGTGAAGGGTTGCTTGGCTGCGTTGGACACGGCTGAGAAGAGCACCGGGAGTGGCAGCAGGGTTGAGGGGCCGGCGCAGTTGAGGGTTTTTAATCTCGGGAATACTTCACCGGTGCCAGTGAGTGAGGTGGTGAGTATTATGGAGACGTTGCTGAGGGTGAAGGCTAAGAAGGTTGTGGTGCCAATGCCGAGGAATGGGGATGTTTTGTTTACTCATGCTAACATAAGCTTGGCGCGGAGGGAGCTTGGTTATATGCCCACAACAGATTTGAAGGCAGGGCTGAGGAAGTTTTTAAATTGGTATCTTAATTATTATTCGGAATCAAAGAGGGAGAGTGTTTGA
- the LOC117618789 gene encoding protein EXORDIUM-like 3 translates to MRQGCTGRFSQPPAPVLFLLIALTVLLSTAPVIGWRPWPHLKSNATDLQLGDNKKFEGSSEFVHLKYHMGPVLTANITVHTIWYGTWQPAQKKIIREFINSISAAGSKRPSVAGWWKTVQLYTDQTGANISRTVRLGAEKNDRFYSHGKTLTRLSIQSVIKSAVTARTRPLPISPQNGLYLLLTSDDVYVQDFCRQVCGFHYFTFPSIVGYTLPYAWIGNSAKLCPGVCAYPFAVPDFMPGLKPLKSPNGDVGVEGMISVIAHEIAELASNPLVNAWYAGQDPSFPVEIADLCEGIYGTGGGGSYTGQLLDDHDGATYNMNGIRRKFLVQWVWSHILNYCTGPNALDQ, encoded by the coding sequence ATGCGCCAGGGCTGTACCGGTCGGTTTTCTCAGCCACCGGCTCCGGTGCTCTTCCTCCTCATCGCACTTACCGTGCTCCTCTCCACCGCGCCAGTGATTGGATGGCGTCCCTGGCCCCACCTTAAATCCAACGCCACCGATCTCCAACTCggagacaacaaaaaattcgAGGGCTCATCTGAGTTCGTCCATTTGAAATACCATATGGGCCCGGTCCTAACCGCCAATATAACCGTCCACACAATCTGGTACGGCACGTGGCAGCCGGCCCAGAAGAAGATCATCCGCGAGTTCATCAACTCAATCTCCGCCGCCGGTTCCAAACGCCCCTCCGTCGCCGGATGGTGGAAGACTGTACAGCTGTACACGGACCAGACCGGGGCGAACATTTCCCGTACGGTGCGCCTCGGCGCAGAGAAAAACGACCGCTTTTACTCCCACGGCAAAACCCTAACCCGGTTATCCATACAGTCTGTGATCAAAAGCGCCGTCACAGCCAGAACGCGGCCGTTGCCTATCAGCCCCCAGAATGGGCTCTACCTCCTACTCACATCTGATGACGTGTACGTTCAGGATTTCTGCAGACAGGTGTGTGGGTTCCACTACTTCACTTTCCCGTCCATCGTCGGATACACGTTGCCGTACGCTTGGATTGGCAACTCAGCCAAACTGTGCCCAGGTGTGTGCGCATACCCATTCGCCGTACCCGATTTTATGCCCGGGTTGAAACCGTTAAAGTCACCGAACGGTGACGTAGGAGTGGAGGGGATGATAAGCGTTATCGCACACGAGATTGCTGAGCTGGCAAGCAACCCTTTAGTAAACGCCTGGTATGCGGGTCAGGACCCGAGTTTCCCTGTTGAGATTGCCGATCTATGCGAGGGCATCTACGGTACCGGAGGCGGCGGGTCGTACACGGGTCAGCTGTTGGACGACCACGATGGTGCCACGTACAATATGAATGGGATCCGACGGAAGTTCTTGGTTCAGTGGGTTTGGAGCCACATTTTGAATTACTGTACCGGACCGAATGCACTTGACCAGTAA
- the LOC117618759 gene encoding chloride conductance regulatory protein ICln: protein MVAGLREFTARVERNGVDEPVLDAENGEELMHVQPCVSIVLGNRPPESPGTLYISTKKVVWLSDVDRAKGYAVDFLSISLHAVSRDPEAYTSPCIYTQIETEDDEHESDGSDSECNGVLDLSKITEMRLVPSDPNQLDSLFEVFCECAELNPEPIDEEEEEHNWIFSADQLEDDATGEDSEWHVSENPSIGQSNGDHDLARTVLELQINDQRFEDAEEMEHENDGGRH from the exons ATGGTGGCAGGGCTTAGAGAGTTCACTGCAAGAGTTGAAAGAAATGGTGTTGACGAACCAGTTCTGGATGCAGAGAATGGTGAGGAGCTGATGCACGTTCAGCCTTGTGTTTCTATCGTCCTTGGTAATCGCCCTCCTGAGTCCCCTGGCACTCTCTACATCTCCACCAA GAAAGTGGTCTGGTTGAGTGATGTTGACAGGGCGAAAGGTTATGCTGTGGACTTCTTGTCTATATCACTGCATGCTGTATCCAGGGACCCAGAGGCCTACACCTCTCCTTGTATATACACTCAG attGAAACTGAGGATGACGAGCATGAGTCCGATGGCTCAGATTCGGAATGCAATGGTGTCTTAGATTTGTCCAAGATCACAGAAATGAGGCTTGTTCCTTCAGATCCTAACCAat TGGATTCTCTGTTTGAGGTATTTTGCGAGTGTGCTGAGCTTAATCCTGAACCGATTGATG aagaggaagaagagcaTAATTGGATTTTTAGTGCTGATCAGTTGGAAGATGACGCAACAG GGGAAGATTCTGAGTGGCATGTTTCTGAAAATCCTTCAATTGGTCAATCTAATGGGGATCATGACCTAGCTCGTACCGTGCTTGAG CTTCAAATCAATGATCAACGCTTTGAGGATGCTGAAGAAATGGAGCATGAAAATGATGGTGGCCGCCATTGA
- the LOC117620002 gene encoding 40S ribosomal protein S20-2-like: protein MAYAAMKPSKAGLEEQEQIHKIRITLSSKNVKNLEKVCTDLVRGAKDKRLRVKGPVRMPTKVLHITTRKSPCGEGTNTWDRFELRVHKRVIDLFSSPDVVKQITSITIEPGVEVEVTIADS from the exons ATGGCTTATGCAGcgatgaaaccaagcaaggcAGGTCTGGAGGAGCAGGAGCAGATCCACAAGATCAGGATCACTCTCTCCTCCAAGAACGTCAAGAACCTCGAGAAAG TTTGCACTGATCTGGTTCGTGGTGCGAAGGACAAGAGGCTTCGGGTTAAGGGACCCGTGAGAATGCCAACCAAGGTTCTGCACATTACCACCAGGAAGTCTCCTTGTGGTGAAG GTACCAACACATGGGACAGATTTGAGTTACGTGTCCACAAGAGGGTGATTGACCTCTTCAGTTCTCCAGATGTCGTCAAGCAAATTACTTCCATTACAATTGAACCTGGTGTGGAAGTGGAGGTTACAATCGCAGACTCTTAA
- the LOC117619887 gene encoding 40S ribosomal protein S20-2, which yields MAYAAMKQNKPGLEEPQEQIHKIRITLSSKNVKNLEKVCTDLVRGAKDKRLRVKGPVRMPTKVLHITTRKAPCGEGTNTWDRFELRVHKRVIDLFSSPDVVKQITSITIEPGVEVEVTIADS from the exons ATGGCTTACGCAGCgatgaaacaaaacaagccAGGGCTGGAGGAGCCTCAGGAGCAGATCCATAAGATCAGGATCACTCTCTCTTCCAAGAACGTGAAGAACCTCGAGAAAG TGTGCACTGATCTTGTTCGTGGTGCAAAGGACAAGAGGCTCAGGGTTAAGGGACCCGTGAGAATGCCAACCAAGGTTCTGCACATTACCACCAGGAAGGCTCCTTGTGGTGAAG GTACCAACACATGGGACAGATTTGAGTTGCGCGTCCACAAGAGGGTTATTGACCTCTTTAGCTCTCCTGATGTGGTCAAGCAAATTACATCCATTACAATTGAACCTGGTGTGGAAGTGGAGGTTACAATTGCCGACTCTTAA
- the LOC117620124 gene encoding 40S ribosomal protein S13-2-like, with translation MGRMHSHGKGMSASALPYKRSSPSWLKVTAPDVEENICKFAKKGMTPSQIGVILRDSHGIAQVKSVTGSKILRILKAHGLAPEIPEDLYHLIKKAVSIRKHLERNRKDKDSKFRLILVESRIHRLSRYYKKTKKLPPVWKYESTTASTLVA, from the exons ATGGGTCGTATGCACAGTCATGG AAAGGGCATGTCAGCCTCAGCTCTGCCATACAAGAGAAGTTCACCTAGCTGGTTGAAGGTCACTGCTCCAGAT GTTGAAGAGAACATCTGCAAGTTTGCAAAGAAGGGTATGACTCCATCTCAGATCGGTGTGATTCTTCGTGACTCGCATGGCATTGCTCAGGTTAAGAGCGTGACTGGAAGCAAGATCTTGCGTATTCTTAAAGCTCATG GTCTTGCTCCCGAAATTCCTGAGGATCTGTACCATCTTATCAAGAAGGCAGTGTCAATTAGGAAGCATTTGGAGAGGAATAGGAAGGATAAGGATTCAAAGTTTCGGTTGATTTTGGTTGAGAGCAGGATCCACAGGCTCTCTCGTTActacaagaaaacaaagaagcttCCTCCTGTCTGGAAATA CGAGTCAACCACTGCCAGCACTCTGGTTGCTTAG